In Stenotrophomonas sp. ESTM1D_MKCIP4_1, a single genomic region encodes these proteins:
- a CDS encoding DNA topoisomerase I: MPKHLLIVESPAKAKTINKYLGKDYTVLASYGHVRDLIPKEGAVDPDNGFAMHYDVIDKNEKHVDAIAKAAKGADDILLATDPDREGEAISWHIAEILKERGLVKDKPMQRVVFTEITPRAIKEAINQPRAIASDLVDAQQARRALDYLVGFNLSPVLWRKVQRGLSAGRVQSPALRMIVEREEEIEAFIAREYWSIGAECAHPSQHFNAKLIKLDGQKFEQFTVTDGDTAEAARLRIQQAAQGSLHVTDVASKERKRRPAPPFTTSTLQQEASRKLGFTTRKTMQVAQKLYEGVAIGDEGTVGLISYMRTDSVNLSQDALAEIRDVIARDYGIASLPDQPNTYQTKSKNAQEAHEAVRPTSALRTPAQVARFLTDDERRLYELIWKRAVACQMIPATLNTVSVDLSAGSEHVFRASGTTVVVPGFLAVYEEGKDNKSAEDEDEGRKLPAMKPGDRIPLERILAEQHFTQPPPRFTEAALVKALEEYGIGRPSTYASIIQTLLFRKYVEMEGRSFRPSDVGRAVSKFLSSHFTQYVDYDFTAKLEDELDAVSRGEEEWIPLMARFWEPFKELVEDKKESVDRAEASGARELGTDPKTGKPVSVRLGRFGPYAAIGSTAEDAEEKPKFASLRPGQSMHTISLEDALELFLMPRALGEDNGEPVSVGIGRFGPFAKRGSTYASLKKEDDPYTIDLARAVFLVEEKEEIARNRIIKEFEGSEIQVLNGRFGPYISDGKMNGKIPKDREPASLTLAEVQQLMEETGKPVRKGFGAKKAAAKKAPAKKAAVKKEAAPKKAAAKKAPAKKAPAKKAAKKAPAKKAVKKAAK, translated from the coding sequence ATGCCCAAGCACCTGCTCATCGTCGAATCGCCGGCCAAGGCCAAGACGATCAACAAATACCTCGGCAAGGATTACACCGTCCTGGCCTCGTATGGGCATGTGCGCGACCTGATCCCGAAGGAAGGCGCGGTCGACCCGGACAATGGGTTCGCCATGCATTACGACGTCATCGACAAGAACGAGAAGCACGTCGATGCCATCGCCAAGGCCGCCAAGGGCGCCGATGACATCCTGCTGGCGACCGACCCGGATCGCGAGGGTGAAGCGATCAGCTGGCATATCGCCGAGATCCTGAAGGAACGCGGGCTGGTCAAGGACAAACCGATGCAGCGCGTGGTCTTCACCGAGATCACCCCGCGCGCCATCAAGGAAGCCATCAACCAGCCGCGCGCCATTGCCAGCGACCTGGTGGACGCCCAGCAGGCGCGCCGCGCGCTGGACTACCTGGTCGGCTTCAACCTGTCGCCGGTGCTGTGGCGCAAGGTGCAGCGCGGCCTGTCCGCCGGCCGCGTGCAGAGCCCGGCGCTGCGCATGATCGTCGAGCGCGAGGAAGAGATCGAAGCCTTCATCGCCCGCGAGTACTGGTCCATCGGCGCCGAATGCGCGCACCCGAGCCAGCATTTCAACGCCAAGCTGATCAAGCTGGACGGGCAGAAGTTCGAGCAGTTCACCGTCACCGACGGTGACACCGCCGAGGCCGCCCGCCTGCGCATCCAGCAGGCCGCGCAGGGCTCGCTGCACGTCACCGACGTGGCCAGCAAGGAGCGCAAGCGCCGCCCGGCGCCGCCGTTCACCACCTCCACCCTGCAGCAGGAGGCCTCGCGCAAGCTCGGCTTCACCACCCGCAAGACCATGCAGGTGGCGCAGAAGCTGTATGAAGGCGTGGCCATCGGCGACGAAGGCACCGTCGGCCTGATCTCGTACATGCGTACCGACTCGGTGAACCTGTCGCAGGACGCGCTGGCCGAGATCCGCGACGTGATCGCCCGTGACTATGGCATCGCGTCGCTGCCGGACCAGCCCAACACCTACCAGACCAAGTCCAAGAACGCCCAGGAAGCGCACGAAGCCGTGCGCCCGACCTCGGCCCTGCGTACCCCGGCCCAGGTCGCCCGCTTCCTCACCGATGACGAGCGCCGCCTGTACGAGCTGATCTGGAAGCGTGCGGTGGCCTGCCAGATGATTCCGGCCACGCTCAACACCGTCAGCGTCGACCTGTCCGCCGGCAGCGAACACGTGTTCCGCGCCAGCGGTACCACCGTGGTGGTGCCCGGCTTCCTGGCCGTGTACGAGGAAGGCAAGGACAACAAGAGCGCCGAGGACGAGGACGAAGGCCGCAAGCTGCCGGCGATGAAGCCGGGCGACCGCATCCCGCTGGAACGCATCCTGGCCGAACAGCATTTCACCCAGCCGCCGCCGCGCTTCACCGAAGCGGCGCTGGTGAAGGCGCTGGAAGAGTACGGCATCGGCCGTCCCTCGACCTACGCCTCGATCATCCAGACCCTGCTGTTCCGCAAGTATGTGGAAATGGAAGGCCGCAGCTTCCGCCCGTCCGACGTCGGCCGTGCGGTGTCCAAGTTCCTGTCCAGCCACTTCACCCAGTACGTGGATTACGACTTCACTGCCAAGCTTGAAGACGAGCTCGATGCCGTCTCGCGCGGGGAGGAAGAGTGGATTCCGCTGATGGCCCGCTTCTGGGAGCCGTTCAAGGAACTGGTGGAAGACAAGAAGGAATCGGTCGACCGCGCCGAGGCCAGCGGTGCCCGCGAACTGGGTACCGACCCCAAGACCGGCAAGCCGGTCAGCGTGCGCCTGGGCCGCTTCGGGCCGTACGCGGCCATCGGCAGCACCGCCGAGGACGCCGAGGAAAAGCCGAAGTTCGCCTCGCTGCGCCCCGGCCAGTCGATGCACACCATCTCCCTGGAAGACGCGCTGGAGCTGTTCCTGATGCCGCGTGCGCTGGGTGAGGACAACGGCGAGCCGGTCAGCGTCGGCATCGGCCGCTTCGGACCGTTTGCCAAGCGCGGCAGCACCTATGCCTCGCTGAAGAAGGAAGACGACCCGTACACCATCGACCTGGCCCGTGCCGTGTTCCTGGTGGAAGAGAAGGAAGAGATCGCGCGCAACCGGATCATCAAGGAATTCGAGGGCAGCGAGATCCAGGTGCTGAATGGCCGTTTCGGCCCGTACATCAGCGACGGCAAGATGAACGGCAAGATCCCCAAGGATCGCGAGCCGGCCTCGCTGACCCTGGCCGAAGTGCAGCAGCTGATGGAAGAAACCGGCAAGCCGGTGCGCAAGGGATTCGGTGCCAAGAAGGCCGCGGCAAAGAAGGCCCCGGCGAAGAAGGCGGCGGTGAAGAAGGAAGCCGCGCCGAAGAAGGCGGCTGCCAAGAAGGCCCCGGCGAAGAAAGCTCCCGCCAAAAAAGCGGCCAAAAAGGCGCCCGCGAAGAAAGCCGTAAAGAAGGCCGCCAAGTAG
- a CDS encoding Sua5/YciO/YrdC/YwlC family protein → MKDLTLDTAVATLRTGGVIAYPTEAVWGLGCDPAHEAAVHMVLRLKQRPVEKGMILVAADLPQLEGWVRLEALPDARQRAVLASWPGANTWILPAGPRARSWVTGEHSGIAVRISAHPLVAALCRAWGGPLVSTSANLAGEPPARSREELDPRLLRLLDGILDGQTGGLAQPTPIRDALSGSILRS, encoded by the coding sequence ATGAAAGATCTCACCCTCGATACTGCTGTGGCCACGCTGCGTACGGGGGGCGTGATCGCCTACCCGACCGAAGCCGTCTGGGGTCTGGGCTGCGACCCGGCGCATGAAGCGGCGGTCCACATGGTGCTGCGCCTGAAGCAGCGCCCGGTCGAGAAGGGCATGATCCTGGTCGCCGCCGACCTGCCACAACTGGAAGGCTGGGTGCGCCTGGAGGCCCTGCCTGACGCCCGCCAGCGCGCGGTGCTGGCCAGCTGGCCCGGTGCCAATACCTGGATTCTGCCCGCAGGCCCACGCGCGCGCAGCTGGGTGACCGGCGAACACAGCGGCATTGCCGTGCGCATCAGCGCCCACCCCCTCGTGGCGGCGCTGTGCCGCGCCTGGGGCGGCCCCCTGGTGTCCACCAGCGCCAACCTGGCCGGCGAACCGCCGGCGCGCAGCCGCGAAGAACTGGATCCGCGCCTGCTGCGGCTGCTGGACGGCATCCTCGATGGCCAGACCGGTGGCCTGGCCCAGCCGACGCCCATCCGCGACGCGCTCAGTGGCAGCATCCTGCGTTCCTGA
- a CDS encoding DUF4124 domain-containing protein: MNLLRPALCLALLMPLTAVAADDVRVYRCVGSNGAVALQDKPCSSGRQEVRDLQRPRDPPPRAVSTDTPAPAPAATPDMGVREVRHVYIQPPQPMYECVRDDGSRYTSDNNEGNPRWVPVWTTVWYPAGPHGGPRPRPPAPGPGGGAIGIAPPPGGAGIPVHRPPLGYGVNVPGGNVLVRDACSQLPAREVCSRLRDRRWELDRRYNSALQSERTAISNEQRGIDARLSQDCSGG, translated from the coding sequence ATGAACCTGCTGCGCCCTGCCCTGTGCCTGGCTCTGTTGATGCCACTGACGGCTGTCGCCGCCGATGACGTGCGGGTTTACCGCTGCGTCGGCAGCAACGGTGCCGTCGCCCTGCAGGACAAGCCCTGCAGCAGCGGCCGCCAGGAAGTGCGTGACCTGCAGCGCCCCCGCGATCCGCCGCCACGCGCGGTCAGCACCGACACCCCCGCACCGGCACCCGCAGCGACGCCGGACATGGGCGTGCGTGAAGTGCGCCACGTGTACATCCAGCCGCCGCAGCCGATGTACGAGTGCGTGCGTGACGATGGCAGCCGCTATACCAGTGACAACAACGAGGGCAATCCGCGCTGGGTGCCGGTCTGGACCACCGTGTGGTACCCGGCGGGGCCACATGGCGGACCGCGTCCGCGGCCGCCCGCACCCGGCCCTGGGGGCGGTGCCATCGGCATCGCACCACCACCCGGCGGCGCGGGCATTCCGGTGCACCGGCCTCCGCTGGGTTATGGGGTGAACGTGCCCGGCGGCAACGTGCTGGTACGCGATGCCTGCAGCCAGCTTCCCGCACGCGAAGTCTGCTCGCGCCTGCGCGACCGCCGCTGGGAACTGGACCGCCGCTACAACAGCGCCCTGCAGAGCGAACGCACCGCGATCAGCAACGAGCAGCGCGGCATCGACGCGCGGCTGTCGCAGGACTGCAGCGGCGGCTGA
- a CDS encoding SDR family oxidoreductase, whose amino-acid sequence MTQQRWRLDGQTALITGASAGIGLAIAHELAGFGADLMIVGRDIDMLETARDELLDVHPQMQVHALAADVSDDEDRRQILDWVEDHSDGLHILVNNAGGNVTKAATEYSEDEWRQIFETNLFSAFELSRYAHPLLARHASSAIVNVGSVSGLTHVRSGVVYGMTKAAMHQMTRNLAVEWAEDGIRVNAVAPWYIRTRRTSGPLSDADYYEEVIARTPMRRIGEPDEVAAAVGFLCLPASSYVTGECIAVDGGFLRYGF is encoded by the coding sequence ATGACCCAGCAACGGTGGCGCCTGGACGGGCAGACCGCTCTGATTACCGGCGCCAGCGCCGGTATCGGCCTGGCAATCGCACATGAACTGGCCGGTTTCGGCGCCGATCTGATGATCGTCGGCCGCGATATCGACATGCTGGAAACCGCGCGCGATGAGCTGCTGGACGTGCATCCGCAGATGCAGGTGCATGCGCTGGCGGCCGATGTGTCTGACGATGAAGACCGCCGGCAGATCCTGGACTGGGTGGAAGACCACAGCGATGGCCTGCACATCCTGGTCAACAACGCTGGCGGCAATGTCACCAAGGCCGCGACCGAGTACTCCGAGGATGAGTGGCGGCAGATCTTCGAGACCAACCTGTTCTCGGCGTTCGAGCTGTCGCGCTATGCGCACCCGCTGCTGGCCCGCCACGCCTCGTCGGCCATCGTCAACGTCGGCAGCGTATCGGGGCTGACCCATGTGCGCAGCGGCGTGGTGTACGGCATGACCAAGGCGGCGATGCACCAGATGACCCGCAACCTGGCAGTGGAGTGGGCCGAGGACGGCATCCGCGTGAACGCCGTGGCGCCGTGGTACATCCGTACCCGGCGCACGTCCGGCCCCTTGTCCGATGCCGACTACTACGAAGAAGTGATCGCACGCACGCCGATGCGCCGCATCGGTGAACCGGACGAAGTGGCCGCCGCCGTAGGGTTCCTGTGCCTGCCGGCATCGAGCTACGTCACCGGTGAGTGCATCGCCGTCGACGGCGGCTTCCTGCGCTACGGGTTCTGA
- the sppA gene encoding signal peptide peptidase SppA, translating into MNQTVPPLPPARRNPVASFFIGLWDVMNFTRRLILNLVFFGLLLLLLVMFIVAAGMGASASKSLQDRTTLVIAPEGRLVEQFSADPVSRALAKAVGDNGAEEVQLRDLLRVIEAAKTDKKIERVVLELDKLQPSGFASLREVAGALQDLRASGKQIVAFSQSMGQSQYLLAAQADEVYLDPMGSVVLEGLGRYRQYFRTGLQDKLGVDVHLFKVGEYKSAAEPYVLDAASPASKEADLFWMNDVWQRYLGDIAKARRLDPAQLAAGIDTLPEGVAAAGGDLAKFALQQKLVTALKTREEFEDLMIERGVADEDADGGFRNIDFASYMGQLDARRNPVDNRPQVAVVVASGEISGGDLPAGRIGGESTSALLRAARDDEQVKAVVLRVDSPGGEVFASEQIRREVVALQAAGKPVVVSMGDLAASGGYWISMNADRIYADPSTITGSIGIFGMIPNFSRALDKFGVHTDGVGTTRFAGAFDVTRPMDPAVGQVIQSVINKGYADFTGRVAEARKKPVEAIDEVARGRVWSGAQAKERGLVDAFGGMKDAVADAASRAKLGNEEKYRVRYIEKPATPFAQFITGFAGSHAGAWMLSDSGMARMMLARTMPEVDTQLRFVENAAREKGNGAPVKALAYCFCGF; encoded by the coding sequence ATGAACCAAACCGTGCCCCCGCTGCCCCCGGCACGTCGCAACCCCGTCGCCAGTTTCTTCATCGGGCTGTGGGACGTGATGAATTTCACCCGCCGGCTGATCCTCAACCTGGTGTTCTTCGGCCTGTTGCTGCTGTTGCTGGTGATGTTCATCGTCGCCGCTGGCATGGGTGCCTCCGCCAGCAAGTCGCTGCAGGACCGCACCACGCTGGTGATCGCGCCGGAAGGCCGGCTGGTCGAGCAGTTCAGTGCCGACCCGGTCAGCCGCGCGCTGGCCAAGGCCGTTGGCGACAACGGTGCCGAGGAAGTGCAGCTGCGTGATCTGCTGCGGGTGATCGAGGCGGCCAAGACCGACAAGAAGATCGAACGCGTGGTGCTGGAACTGGACAAGCTGCAGCCGTCCGGTTTCGCCTCGCTGCGTGAAGTGGCCGGTGCGCTGCAGGACCTGCGCGCTTCGGGCAAGCAGATTGTCGCTTTCAGCCAGAGCATGGGCCAGTCGCAGTACCTGCTGGCCGCGCAGGCGGATGAGGTCTACCTGGACCCCATGGGGTCGGTCGTGCTGGAAGGCCTGGGCCGTTACCGCCAGTACTTCCGCACCGGTCTGCAGGACAAGCTGGGCGTGGACGTGCACCTGTTCAAGGTGGGTGAGTACAAGTCCGCCGCAGAGCCGTACGTGCTGGATGCGGCCTCGCCGGCATCCAAGGAAGCCGACCTGTTCTGGATGAATGATGTGTGGCAGCGCTACCTGGGCGACATCGCCAAGGCGCGCCGCCTGGATCCGGCACAGCTGGCTGCGGGCATCGATACCCTGCCCGAGGGCGTGGCCGCAGCCGGTGGCGATCTGGCCAAGTTCGCCCTGCAGCAGAAGCTGGTGACCGCGCTGAAGACCCGCGAGGAATTCGAGGATCTGATGATCGAGCGCGGCGTGGCCGATGAAGATGCCGATGGCGGCTTCCGCAACATCGACTTCGCCTCCTACATGGGCCAGCTCGACGCGCGCCGCAACCCGGTGGACAACCGTCCGCAGGTGGCCGTGGTCGTGGCTTCGGGTGAGATCAGCGGTGGCGATCTGCCGGCCGGCCGCATCGGTGGTGAATCGACCTCGGCCCTGCTGCGCGCCGCACGCGACGACGAGCAGGTCAAGGCGGTGGTGCTGCGCGTGGATTCGCCGGGCGGTGAAGTCTTCGCCTCCGAGCAGATCCGTCGTGAAGTAGTGGCCCTGCAGGCTGCCGGCAAGCCGGTGGTAGTGTCGATGGGCGACCTGGCGGCATCCGGTGGTTACTGGATCAGCATGAACGCCGATCGCATCTACGCCGATCCGTCGACCATCACCGGTTCGATCGGCATCTTCGGCATGATCCCCAACTTCAGCCGCGCGCTGGACAAGTTCGGCGTGCACACCGATGGCGTGGGCACGACCCGCTTTGCCGGTGCCTTTGATGTCACCCGTCCGATGGACCCGGCCGTGGGCCAGGTCATCCAGTCGGTGATCAACAAGGGCTATGCCGACTTCACCGGTCGCGTGGCCGAGGCGCGCAAGAAGCCGGTCGAGGCCATCGATGAAGTGGCCCGTGGCCGCGTCTGGAGTGGTGCGCAGGCCAAGGAACGCGGCCTGGTCGACGCCTTCGGCGGCATGAAGGACGCCGTGGCCGATGCAGCCAGCCGTGCCAAGCTGGGCAATGAAGAGAAGTACCGCGTGCGCTACATCGAGAAGCCCGCTACCCCGTTCGCGCAGTTCATCACTGGGTTCGCCGGCAGCCACGCCGGTGCCTGGATGCTGTCCGACTCGGGCATGGCGCGGATGATGCTGGCGCGCACGATGCCGGAAGTCGATACGCAGCTGCGCTTCGTCGAGAACGCCGCGCGCGAGAAGGGCAACGGCGCCCCGGTGAAAGCACTGGCGTATTGCTTCTGCGGGTTCTAA
- a CDS encoding MATE family efflux transporter: MSTATSTPRFSKEVGATGLLALPLVLGHVSTGLISFVDNVIAGHHATATLAAVTIGTALLWLPMLIPIGTLISLTASVSQLHGAGREREIGPLFRQALWLALGLGLIMFTFLTVVPPLLPAFGIAPDIVPGATAFLHAVRWGGPALTLYFCMRYLSEGMHWTLPTMLLGFGGLLVLAPMGYVLANGKLGFPEMGAEGLGIASAVMMWLQAIAFATYLWFTKRFAHLQLFAHFEGPRPAAIWDLLRTGLPIGITVLMEGGLFIVTALLIGRLGANEAAAHQIAINVAQLCFMIPMGVAEATTVRVGHAVGRGDGFGVRRAAWAGYAIIMGTQTLSAAVLLFGHDAIVGVYTNDLAVAGLASTLLLYAATFQFPDGIQVLSAGALRGLKDTRVPMFIAMFAYWGLGMPLGAGLGLGLGMGPQGMWIGLIVGLTAAAILMGWRLRRSSLRIGQSALN, translated from the coding sequence ATGTCTACTGCAACCTCCACGCCGCGCTTCAGCAAGGAAGTCGGCGCGACCGGTCTGCTCGCCCTGCCTCTGGTGCTGGGTCACGTATCCACCGGTCTCATCTCCTTCGTCGACAACGTCATTGCCGGCCACCACGCCACGGCAACCCTGGCCGCGGTGACCATCGGCACGGCCCTGCTGTGGCTGCCGATGCTGATCCCCATCGGCACGCTCATCTCGCTCACCGCATCGGTGTCGCAGCTGCACGGCGCCGGCCGCGAGCGCGAGATCGGCCCGCTGTTCCGCCAGGCGCTGTGGCTCGCACTGGGCCTGGGCCTGATCATGTTCACCTTCCTTACGGTGGTGCCGCCGCTGCTGCCGGCGTTCGGCATCGCCCCGGACATCGTGCCCGGCGCGACGGCGTTCCTGCACGCGGTGCGCTGGGGGGGACCGGCGCTGACCCTGTACTTCTGCATGCGCTACCTCAGCGAGGGCATGCACTGGACGCTGCCGACCATGCTGCTCGGCTTCGGTGGACTGCTGGTGCTGGCGCCGATGGGGTACGTACTGGCCAATGGCAAGCTCGGCTTCCCGGAAATGGGGGCGGAAGGCCTGGGTATCGCCTCGGCGGTGATGATGTGGCTGCAGGCCATCGCGTTCGCCACCTACCTGTGGTTCACCAAGCGCTTCGCCCACCTGCAGCTGTTCGCCCACTTTGAAGGCCCGCGCCCGGCGGCAATCTGGGACCTGCTGCGTACCGGCCTGCCGATCGGCATCACCGTGCTGATGGAAGGCGGTCTGTTCATCGTCACCGCGCTGCTGATTGGCCGCCTGGGCGCCAACGAGGCGGCCGCGCACCAGATCGCGATCAACGTGGCGCAGCTGTGCTTCATGATCCCGATGGGCGTGGCCGAGGCCACTACCGTGCGCGTGGGCCATGCGGTCGGCCGTGGTGATGGCTTCGGCGTGCGCCGCGCGGCGTGGGCCGGCTACGCGATCATCATGGGCACGCAGACGCTGTCGGCAGCAGTGCTGCTGTTCGGCCACGATGCCATCGTCGGTGTCTACACCAATGACCTGGCCGTGGCCGGCCTGGCGTCCACCCTGCTGCTGTACGCGGCCACCTTCCAGTTCCCCGATGGCATCCAGGTGCTGTCGGCCGGCGCGCTGCGCGGGCTGAAGGACACCCGCGTACCGATGTTCATCGCCATGTTCGCCTACTGGGGGCTGGGCATGCCGCTTGGCGCCGGGCTCGGGTTGGGCCTGGGCATGGGCCCGCAGGGCATGTGGATCGGCCTGATCGTGGGCCTGACCGCCGCCGCCATCCTGATGGGGTGGCGCCTGCGCCGCAGCAGCCTGCGCATCGGCCAGTCGGCCCTGAACTGA
- a CDS encoding DUF3106 domain-containing protein: MNKFLLTSLLLALPLSLAAAPPSLQVPLPPAAPGTTPALAADTSSPDAFAQLRPEQQRQRRADYAAWKALPEGERERIRQAAARFAALPAAQQQRLREQFQAQDQSFRDGWRLGPQLGMQFPKLHGLFGLVPPEQREPVLAVLRQLSAAQLTQLALVAQRTPPQERDAVRSAFLAVPAAERDAWLKRQAGQ; this comes from the coding sequence ATGAATAAGTTCCTGCTGACCAGCCTGCTGCTGGCACTGCCGTTGTCGCTGGCCGCCGCGCCCCCTTCGCTGCAGGTGCCACTGCCCCCCGCTGCACCCGGCACAACGCCAGCACTGGCTGCTGATACGAGCTCACCCGACGCTTTTGCCCAACTGCGGCCCGAGCAGCAGCGCCAGCGTCGTGCCGATTACGCTGCGTGGAAGGCGTTGCCGGAGGGCGAGCGCGAACGCATCCGCCAGGCCGCTGCCCGCTTTGCCGCGCTGCCGGCTGCACAGCAGCAGCGCCTGCGCGAGCAGTTCCAGGCCCAGGACCAGTCCTTCCGCGATGGCTGGCGGCTGGGCCCGCAGCTGGGCATGCAGTTCCCGAAGCTGCACGGCCTGTTCGGACTGGTGCCGCCGGAGCAGCGCGAACCAGTGTTGGCCGTGCTGCGCCAACTCAGCGCCGCGCAGTTGACGCAATTGGCGCTGGTTGCCCAGCGCACCCCACCGCAGGAACGCGACGCCGTGCGCAGCGCCTTCCTGGCGGTGCCGGCCGCCGAACGCGACGCCTGGCTGAAGCGACAGGCCGGCCAGTAA
- a CDS encoding primosomal protein N', which produces MLDPIPTLQVALPVPLPRLFDYLPPEGPGPAVPVGCRLKVPFGNRELVGMVAGHGQVDDGQGLRQALAWCDPQPLLQGELWQSLQWLARYTHSPLGEVVNTALPGPLRHGEALPDTHHWGWQLTAAGQAQREKLRAGSRPRQLAELLGEAVVDEDVLGARMDDWRTAARSLAKRELAERVVLSVAPQHAQPLPGPTLNAEQAEAVAAISAADGFHAFLLDGVTGSGKTEVYLQAIIHCLAQGKQALVLVPEIGLTPQTLARFRGRLGIAVHALHSGLSDNERARVWAAASRGEARVIVGTRSAVFTPLPHAGLLIVDEEHDGSYKQQDGIRYHARDFALVRAKALGIPVLLGSATPSLETLHNAYAGRYTHLRLKQRAGDARPPRVRILDVRKRPLHDGLSDDVLAGIGEHLRRGQQVLVFKNRRGYAPVLLCHDCGWTAPCQRCDAPMTVHGGGRRLQCHHCGARQPAPLACPACASLALQPQGIGTERLEEHLVSAFADYPVVRIDRGTTARRDALEQQLAKLGDQPGILVGTQILAKGHDLPKLTLVVVVGIDEGLFSADFRASEKLAQQLIQVAGRAGRARDPGEVWLQTHHPGHPLLETLVNGGYHPFAQAELNQRQAAGFPPFAHLALMRAEAQQVEHANAFLLAARQLLGEQNVVEAYGPMPAPMPRRAGYQRTQLLLSALQRPPLHGVLAQLVPQLYALPEARKVRWSLDVDPTDLY; this is translated from the coding sequence ATGCTCGACCCCATCCCGACCCTGCAGGTCGCCCTGCCCGTCCCGCTGCCGCGCCTGTTCGACTACCTGCCCCCGGAAGGCCCCGGCCCGGCCGTGCCGGTCGGCTGCCGGCTGAAGGTGCCGTTCGGCAACCGCGAGCTGGTGGGGATGGTGGCCGGCCATGGCCAGGTGGACGACGGCCAAGGCCTGCGGCAGGCGCTGGCCTGGTGCGACCCGCAGCCGCTGCTGCAGGGTGAGCTGTGGCAGAGCCTGCAATGGCTGGCCCGTTACACCCACTCCCCGCTGGGCGAGGTGGTGAACACGGCCCTGCCCGGCCCGCTGCGCCACGGCGAAGCCCTGCCCGACACCCATCACTGGGGCTGGCAGTTGACCGCCGCCGGCCAGGCCCAGCGCGAAAAGCTGCGCGCCGGTAGCCGTCCCCGGCAACTGGCCGAATTGCTGGGCGAGGCCGTGGTTGATGAGGATGTGCTGGGCGCGCGCATGGACGATTGGCGCACGGCCGCACGCAGCCTGGCCAAGCGCGAACTGGCCGAGCGCGTGGTTCTGAGCGTGGCGCCCCAGCATGCACAGCCCCTGCCCGGCCCCACCCTCAATGCCGAACAGGCCGAAGCCGTGGCCGCGATCAGCGCCGCCGACGGGTTCCATGCGTTCCTGCTGGATGGCGTGACCGGCAGCGGCAAGACCGAGGTCTACCTGCAGGCCATCATCCACTGCCTGGCGCAGGGAAAGCAGGCGCTGGTGCTGGTGCCGGAAATCGGCCTGACCCCGCAGACCCTGGCGCGCTTCCGGGGCCGCCTGGGCATCGCGGTACACGCCCTGCACTCGGGGTTGAGCGACAACGAACGCGCGCGCGTCTGGGCGGCCGCTTCGCGCGGGGAGGCGCGGGTGATCGTAGGGACCCGCTCAGCGGTGTTCACCCCGCTGCCACACGCCGGCCTGCTGATCGTCGATGAGGAACACGACGGCAGTTACAAGCAGCAGGATGGCATCCGCTACCACGCCCGTGATTTCGCCCTGGTGCGGGCCAAGGCACTGGGCATTCCCGTGCTGCTGGGCAGCGCCACGCCTTCGCTGGAAACCCTGCACAACGCCTACGCAGGCCGCTACACCCATCTGCGCCTGAAGCAGCGCGCAGGTGATGCGCGGCCGCCACGCGTGCGCATCCTGGATGTCCGCAAGCGGCCGCTGCACGATGGCCTCAGCGACGACGTGCTGGCCGGCATCGGCGAGCATCTGCGGCGCGGGCAGCAGGTGCTGGTCTTCAAGAACCGCCGCGGCTACGCACCGGTACTGCTGTGCCACGACTGCGGCTGGACCGCGCCCTGCCAGCGCTGCGATGCGCCGATGACCGTGCACGGCGGTGGCCGCCGCCTGCAGTGCCACCACTGCGGCGCGCGCCAGCCGGCGCCGCTGGCCTGCCCCGCCTGTGCCAGCCTCGCGTTGCAGCCGCAGGGCATCGGCACCGAACGCCTGGAAGAACACCTGGTCAGCGCCTTCGCCGATTACCCGGTGGTGCGCATCGACCGCGGCACCACCGCGCGCCGCGATGCGCTGGAACAGCAGCTGGCGAAGCTGGGCGACCAGCCCGGCATCCTGGTCGGCACGCAGATCCTGGCCAAGGGCCACGACCTGCCCAAGCTGACCCTGGTGGTGGTGGTGGGCATCGACGAGGGCCTGTTCTCGGCCGATTTCCGTGCCAGCGAAAAACTGGCGCAGCAGTTGATCCAGGTGGCTGGGCGTGCCGGCCGCGCGCGTGATCCCGGCGAAGTGTGGCTGCAGACCCACCACCCCGGTCATCCACTGCTGGAAACCCTGGTGAACGGTGGCTACCACCCGTTCGCGCAGGCTGAACTGAACCAGCGCCAGGCCGCCGGCTTTCCTCCGTTCGCGCATCTTGCGCTGATGCGTGCGGAAGCCCAGCAGGTGGAACATGCCAACGCCTTCCTGCTGGCGGCGCGTCAGTTGCTGGGGGAGCAGAACGTCGTGGAGGCCTATGGGCCGATGCCGGCGCCGATGCCACGCCGCGCCGGCTACCAGCGCACGCAGCTGCTGCTGTCGGCGCTGCAGCGGCCACCGCTGCACGGCGTGCTGGCCCAACTGGTGCCGCAGCTGTACGCGCTGCCGGAGGCACGCAAGGTGCGCTGGTCGCTGGATGTGGATCCGACGGATCTGTATTGA